The proteins below are encoded in one region of Pseudomonas putida NBRC 14164:
- a CDS encoding monovalent cation:proton antiporter-2 (CPA2) family protein: protein MPHEGSLLQTAVIFLLAAVVAVPLAKRLQLGAVLGYLLAGVAIGPQALGLIRDTESVAHISELGVVLLLFIIGLELSPKRLWLMRKSVFGVGTAQVLLTGALIGAIALFGFSQTLPAAIVLGLGLALSSTALGLQSLAESKQLNAPHGRLAFAILLFQDIAAIPLIALVPLLAASGPDTSHGDSLQHGLKVFASIAVVIVGGRYLLRPVFRTVARTGLPEVSTATALLVVIGTAWLMEEAGISMALGAFLAGLLLADSEYRHELESQVEPFKGLLLGLFFISVGMGANLRLLLDMPLVVLGLTLLLVTVKLALLIGVGRLVGGLNSASALRLGMVLAAGGEFAFVVFKLGKDQGLFDTQTYDLLLMTITLSMAITPLLMLGCARALKRPQPAREVPEQYKQIQTDTPRVVIVGMGRMGQIVARILRAQKIPFIALETSVDTIEMTRMFEQVPVFYGDPLRPEVLHAAKVGEAEYFIITIDDPEAAIHTAERVKRLYPHLKVLARARNRQHVHKLVDAGAEPIRETFYSSLEMTRLALVGLGLSDEQAADRIARFTQHDEEVLVAQGQVRDDRAKVMQTAKEARVELERLFDSDAD from the coding sequence ATGCCACACGAAGGCAGCCTTCTGCAAACCGCGGTGATCTTTCTACTCGCTGCCGTCGTCGCCGTCCCCTTGGCCAAGCGCCTGCAACTGGGCGCCGTGCTCGGCTACCTGCTGGCCGGTGTAGCCATCGGCCCGCAGGCACTTGGCCTGATCCGCGACACCGAGAGCGTGGCGCACATTTCCGAGCTGGGCGTGGTCCTGCTGCTGTTCATCATTGGCCTGGAACTGTCGCCCAAGCGCCTGTGGCTGATGCGCAAGTCGGTGTTCGGTGTCGGTACCGCCCAGGTACTGCTGACCGGCGCGCTGATCGGCGCCATTGCCCTGTTCGGCTTCAGCCAGACACTGCCGGCAGCCATCGTGCTCGGCCTGGGCCTGGCGCTGTCGTCCACCGCCCTTGGCCTGCAGAGCCTGGCCGAGAGCAAGCAGCTCAACGCCCCGCACGGCCGCCTGGCGTTCGCCATCCTGCTGTTCCAGGACATCGCCGCGATCCCGCTGATCGCCCTGGTGCCGCTACTGGCCGCCAGTGGTCCGGACACCAGCCATGGCGACAGCCTGCAACACGGCCTGAAGGTATTCGCCAGCATCGCCGTGGTGATCGTCGGTGGCCGCTACCTGCTGCGCCCGGTGTTCCGCACCGTGGCCCGCACCGGCCTGCCGGAAGTGTCCACCGCCACCGCACTGCTGGTGGTGATCGGCACGGCCTGGCTGATGGAAGAAGCCGGCATCTCCATGGCCCTTGGCGCCTTCCTCGCCGGCCTGCTGCTGGCCGACTCGGAATACCGTCACGAGCTGGAATCGCAGGTCGAGCCGTTCAAGGGCCTGCTGTTGGGGCTGTTCTTCATCAGCGTGGGCATGGGCGCCAACCTGCGCCTGCTGCTGGACATGCCACTGGTGGTGCTGGGCCTGACCCTGCTGCTGGTGACAGTAAAGCTGGCGCTGCTGATAGGCGTCGGCCGCCTGGTCGGTGGCCTGAACAGCGCCAGCGCCCTGCGCCTGGGCATGGTGCTGGCAGCCGGGGGCGAGTTCGCCTTTGTGGTGTTCAAGCTGGGCAAGGACCAAGGCCTGTTCGACACCCAGACCTACGACCTGCTGCTGATGACCATTACCCTGTCCATGGCCATCACCCCGCTGCTGATGCTGGGCTGCGCCCGCGCCCTCAAACGCCCGCAACCGGCGCGTGAAGTGCCCGAGCAGTACAAGCAGATCCAGACGGATACACCGCGGGTGGTGATCGTCGGCATGGGCCGCATGGGCCAGATCGTCGCGCGCATCCTGCGGGCACAGAAAATCCCGTTCATAGCCCTGGAAACCTCGGTGGACACCATCGAGATGACCCGCATGTTCGAACAGGTGCCGGTGTTCTACGGCGACCCGCTGCGCCCCGAGGTGCTGCACGCCGCCAAGGTGGGTGAAGCGGAGTACTTCATCATCACCATCGATGACCCAGAAGCTGCCATTCATACCGCCGAACGGGTGAAGCGCCTGTACCCGCACCTGAAGGTGCTGGCCCGGGCACGTAACCGCCAACATGTGCACAAGTTGGTAGATGCAGGCGCCGAGCCGATTCGCGAGACGTTCTACTCCAGCCTGGAGATGACCCGTCTGGCACTGGTAGGGCTGGGCTTGAGCGATGAACAGGCCGCGGACCGAATTGCGCGGTTTACCCAGCATGACGAAGAAGTACTGGTGGCCCAGGGGCAGGTACGCGATGACCGGGCCAAGGTGATGCAGACAGCCAAGGAGGCGCGGGTGGAGCTGGAGCGGTTGTTTGATTCGGATGCGGATTGA
- the amaA gene encoding L-pipecolate oxidase produces MSELRQECLWEFVSKPTVAAQALAGEHKADVCVIGGGITGLSAAIHLLEQGKSVILLEAWKIGHGGSGRNVGLVNAGTWIRPDDVEATLGQKQGSRLNKVLGEAPAEVFAMIERLGIDCQAQHKGTLHMAHNATGIADLEARHEQWRRRGADVELLTGTQCQEYCGTNKISAALLDRRAGTINPMGYTQGLAAAVARLGGKLFQQSSVEGLERDGDGWRVKTARGSVRADKVVVSTGAYTEGDWSNLQKQFFRGYYYQVASKPLQGAAADKVLPHGQGSWDTRTVLSSIRRDDQGRLLLGSLGRVDNKPAWFVRSWADRIQSHYYPELGKVEWEMHWTGCIDFTPDHLMRLFEPAPGLVAVTGYNGRGNTTGTVIGRAFAEFLLKGDADSLPIPFSPMSGVSAPSLRTAFYESGFSLYHAGQCLRVVL; encoded by the coding sequence ATGTCCGAACTGCGTCAAGAATGCTTGTGGGAATTCGTCAGCAAACCGACCGTTGCCGCCCAGGCCCTGGCCGGTGAGCACAAGGCTGATGTCTGCGTGATCGGCGGTGGCATCACTGGCCTGTCGGCGGCCATCCACCTGCTCGAACAGGGCAAGTCGGTGATCCTGCTTGAGGCCTGGAAGATCGGCCACGGTGGCTCCGGGCGCAACGTCGGCCTGGTCAACGCCGGTACCTGGATCCGCCCCGACGACGTCGAGGCCACCCTTGGCCAGAAGCAGGGCAGCCGCCTGAACAAGGTGCTTGGCGAAGCCCCGGCTGAAGTGTTCGCCATGATCGAGCGCCTGGGCATCGACTGCCAGGCCCAGCACAAAGGCACGCTGCACATGGCGCACAACGCCACCGGCATCGCTGACCTCGAGGCCCGCCACGAACAATGGCGCCGCCGTGGTGCCGACGTGGAGTTGCTGACCGGCACCCAGTGCCAGGAATACTGCGGTACCAACAAGATTTCCGCCGCGTTGCTCGACCGCCGCGCCGGCACCATCAACCCCATGGGCTATACCCAAGGCCTGGCGGCTGCCGTGGCGCGCCTGGGTGGCAAGCTGTTCCAGCAGTCTTCGGTCGAAGGCCTGGAACGTGATGGCGATGGCTGGCGGGTGAAGACTGCGCGTGGCTCGGTGCGCGCCGACAAGGTGGTTGTTTCCACTGGCGCGTACACCGAAGGCGACTGGAGCAACCTGCAGAAGCAGTTCTTCCGTGGTTACTACTACCAGGTGGCGTCCAAGCCGCTGCAGGGTGCCGCGGCCGACAAGGTACTGCCACATGGCCAAGGCTCGTGGGACACCCGCACCGTGCTTAGCAGCATCCGCCGCGACGATCAGGGCCGCCTGCTGCTCGGCAGCCTGGGGCGGGTCGATAACAAGCCAGCGTGGTTTGTGCGCAGCTGGGCAGACCGTATCCAGAGCCACTACTACCCGGAGCTGGGCAAGGTCGAGTGGGAAATGCACTGGACCGGCTGTATCGACTTTACCCCTGACCACCTGATGCGCCTGTTCGAGCCGGCGCCAGGGTTGGTTGCGGTTACGGGTTACAACGGGCGGGGCAACACCACGGGTACCGTAATCGGCCGTGCGTTTGCGGAGTTTCTGCTCAAGGGTGACGCGGACAGCCTGCCGATTCCGTTCTCGCCAATGAGCGGCGTGAGTGCGCCTTCGCTGCGGACCGCGTTCTACGAATCCGGCTTCTCGCTGTACCACGCGGGGCAGTGCCTGAGGGTTGTGTTGTAA
- a CDS encoding YifB family Mg chelatase-like AAA ATPase encodes MSLAIVHSRAQVGVQAPSVSVETHLANGLPHLTLVGLPETTVKESKDRVRSAIVNSGLNYPQRRITQNLAPADLPKDGGRYDLAIALGILAADGQVPTASLAEVECLGELALSGKLRAVQGVLPAALAAREAGRSLVVPRENAEEASLAGGLVVYAVGHLLELVAHLSGQVPLAPYAANGLVLHQRPYPDLSEVQGQLAAKRALMLAAAGAHNLLFTGPPGTGKTLLASRLPGLLPPLDEHEALEVAAIQSVSGHTPLSSWPQRPFRHPHHSASGPALVGGSSRPQPGEITLAHHGVLFLDELPEFERRVLEVLREPLESGEIVIARARDKVRFPARFQLVAAMNPCPCGYLGDPTGRCRCSTEQIARYRNKLSGPLLDRIDLHLTVARESTTLNNQPCGEASADVAARVAQAREVQQRRQGCVNAFLDLEGLRRHCGLAAADQAWLEGACERLTLSLRAAHRLLKVARTLADLEGCEAIGRPHLAEALQYRPGSS; translated from the coding sequence ATGTCCCTAGCCATCGTCCACAGCCGCGCCCAGGTGGGTGTGCAGGCACCCTCGGTCAGCGTCGAAACCCACCTGGCCAACGGCCTGCCTCATCTCACCCTGGTTGGCCTGCCAGAAACCACGGTCAAGGAAAGCAAGGACCGGGTACGCAGTGCCATCGTCAACTCCGGGCTGAACTATCCACAGCGGCGCATAACCCAGAACCTGGCCCCCGCCGACTTGCCCAAGGACGGCGGGCGCTACGACCTGGCCATTGCCCTGGGCATCCTGGCCGCCGACGGCCAGGTGCCCACGGCCAGCCTTGCAGAGGTCGAGTGCCTGGGCGAACTGGCGTTGTCGGGCAAATTGCGGGCGGTGCAAGGCGTGCTGCCGGCGGCCTTGGCGGCACGCGAGGCGGGCCGCTCGCTGGTGGTTCCACGGGAGAATGCCGAGGAAGCCAGCCTGGCCGGCGGGCTGGTGGTGTATGCGGTGGGGCACCTGCTGGAGCTGGTCGCCCACCTGAGCGGCCAGGTGCCGCTGGCGCCTTACGCGGCCAACGGTTTGGTCCTGCATCAACGTCCCTACCCTGACCTGAGCGAGGTGCAAGGCCAGCTGGCGGCCAAACGCGCATTGATGCTGGCGGCGGCTGGGGCGCACAACCTGCTATTCACCGGGCCACCCGGCACCGGCAAGACCTTGCTCGCCAGCCGCCTGCCAGGGCTGCTGCCACCGTTGGACGAGCACGAGGCACTTGAGGTGGCGGCCATCCAGTCGGTCAGCGGGCATACACCGCTCAGCAGCTGGCCGCAGCGCCCCTTTCGCCACCCCCACCACTCCGCATCCGGCCCGGCACTGGTCGGTGGCAGCAGCCGTCCGCAACCGGGCGAAATCACCCTCGCCCACCATGGGGTGCTGTTTCTCGATGAGCTGCCAGAGTTCGAGCGGCGTGTGCTGGAGGTACTGCGCGAGCCGCTGGAATCGGGCGAGATCGTGATTGCCCGCGCCCGCGACAAGGTGCGCTTTCCGGCACGCTTTCAGCTGGTGGCGGCGATGAACCCATGCCCTTGCGGCTACTTGGGCGACCCCACTGGCCGCTGCCGTTGCAGCACCGAGCAGATCGCGCGGTACCGCAACAAGCTGTCCGGGCCGCTGCTGGACCGCATCGACCTGCACCTGACCGTGGCCCGCGAAAGCACCACGCTGAACAACCAGCCCTGTGGTGAAGCCAGTGCCGATGTGGCTGCAAGGGTGGCGCAGGCGCGGGAGGTACAGCAGCGCCGGCAAGGGTGTGTGAATGCGTTTCTCGACCTCGAAGGGTTGCGCCGCCATTGCGGATTGGCCGCGGCGGACCAGGCCTGGCTGGAAGGGGCATGCGAACGGTTGACGTTGTCGTTGCGGGCAGCGCACCGGTTATTGAAAGTGGCACGAACACTGGCGGACCTGGAGGGGTGCGAGGCGATTGGCCGGCCACATCTGGCCGAGGCCCTGCAGTACCGGCCGGGGAGCAGTTAG
- the ycaC gene encoding isochorismate family cysteine hydrolase YcaC, whose amino-acid sequence MTNFKYNRLNKDDAAVLLVDHQAGLLSLVRDIEPDAFKNNVLALADLAKFFNLPTILTTSFEQGPNGPLVPELKALFPDAPYIARPGQINAWDNEDFVKAVKATGKKQLIIAGVVTEVCVAFPALAALEEEFDVFVVTDASGTFNAMTRDAAHNRMSQAGAQLMTWFGVACELHRDWRNDVEGLAALCSNHIPDYRNLMTSYNAFNAGK is encoded by the coding sequence ATGACCAACTTCAAATACAACCGCCTGAACAAAGACGACGCTGCCGTACTGCTGGTCGATCACCAGGCTGGCCTGCTGTCGCTGGTGCGTGACATCGAACCGGACGCTTTCAAGAACAACGTGCTGGCCCTGGCTGACCTGGCCAAGTTCTTCAACCTGCCGACCATCCTCACCACCAGCTTCGAGCAAGGCCCCAACGGCCCGCTGGTCCCCGAGCTGAAAGCCCTGTTCCCGGATGCGCCGTACATCGCTCGCCCCGGCCAGATCAACGCCTGGGACAACGAAGACTTCGTCAAGGCAGTAAAGGCCACCGGCAAGAAGCAGCTGATCATCGCCGGCGTCGTGACTGAAGTGTGTGTTGCTTTCCCGGCCCTGGCGGCCCTGGAAGAAGAGTTTGATGTGTTCGTGGTGACTGATGCCTCCGGCACCTTCAACGCCATGACCCGCGACGCCGCCCACAACCGCATGAGCCAGGCCGGTGCGCAGTTGATGACCTGGTTCGGCGTAGCGTGCGAGCTGCACCGCGACTGGCGCAACGACGTTGAAGGCCTGGCCGCGCTGTGCTCCAACCACATCCCGGACTACCGCAACCTGATGACCAGCTACAACGCCTTCAACGCCGGCAAGTAA
- a CDS encoding HigA family addiction module antitoxin, with product MPMFDPPHPGESLREDVLPAVGMNVSELARHLGYSRGQLSTVLNGRAAISADLAYRLELAGLGPARQYLAEQAAYDLWQAAQREHPQIERLVFA from the coding sequence ATGCCTATGTTCGATCCTCCCCATCCTGGGGAGTCTTTGCGCGAAGATGTGTTGCCCGCAGTTGGCATGAATGTTTCTGAGTTAGCTCGCCACCTCGGCTATTCGCGGGGGCAATTGTCCACCGTACTCAATGGGCGCGCCGCCATTTCTGCCGATCTTGCTTATCGACTTGAGCTGGCAGGTCTTGGGCCTGCCCGGCAATACCTTGCCGAACAGGCAGCTTACGATCTTTGGCAAGCCGCTCAGCGTGAGCATCCTCAAATAGAGCGGTTGGTGTTCGCCTGA
- the ycaC gene encoding isochorismate family cysteine hydrolase YcaC — MSKFTYNRLNKDDAAVLLVDHQAGLLSLVRDIEPDKFKNNVLALADLAKFFNLPTILTTSFEQGPNGPLVPELKALFPDAPYIARPGQINAWDNEDFVKAVKATGKKQLIIAGVVTEVCVAFPALSALEEEFDVFVVTDASGTFNEMTRDAAHDRMSQAGAQLMTWFGVACELHRDWRNDVEGLAALCSNHIPDYRNLMTSYNALTAGK; from the coding sequence ATGAGCAAATTTACCTACAACCGCCTGAACAAAGACGACGCTGCCGTACTGCTGGTCGACCACCAGGCTGGCCTGCTGTCCCTGGTGCGCGACATCGAGCCGGACAAGTTCAAGAACAACGTACTGGCCCTGGCTGACCTGGCCAAGTTCTTCAACCTGCCAACCATCCTCACCACCAGCTTCGAGCAAGGCCCTAACGGCCCGCTGGTGCCAGAGCTGAAAGCGCTGTTCCCGGATGCGCCGTATATCGCCCGCCCAGGCCAGATCAACGCCTGGGACAACGAAGACTTCGTCAAGGCGGTGAAGGCCACTGGCAAGAAGCAGCTGATCATTGCCGGTGTGGTGACTGAGGTCTGCGTAGCCTTCCCGGCGCTGTCGGCGCTGGAAGAAGAGTTCGATGTGTTCGTCGTGACCGATGCCTCCGGCACCTTCAACGAAATGACCCGCGATGCCGCCCATGACCGCATGAGCCAGGCCGGTGCGCAGCTGATGACCTGGTTCGGCGTGGCCTGCGAGCTGCACCGCGACTGGCGCAACGATGTCGAAGGGCTGGCTGCGCTGTGCTCAAACCACATTCCGGATTATCGCAATTTGATGACCAGCTATAACGCGCTGACTGCGGGTAAGTAA
- a CDS encoding mechanosensitive ion channel family protein has protein sequence MLAFIQSSPLLLGTTLILLDLVLWQVIPMQRRAWRIGTRLVIFLLFSSVLVAAGMSPLQPPPWPDDVSRNLMATVLAIGWWLFGARTVTVVFGLLLVARGSHGGRLLQDVLGALIFLVAVVAAAGYVMQLPVKGLLATSGVMAIVIGLALQSTLADVFSGIVLNTTRPYQIGDSISIDGTEGKVLDIDWRATRLLTGTGSLAVIPNSVAAKARLLNHSRPADVHGVSISVVVPAKVRPKRVFDALEKALQGVSAILATPKPKVTVKASTLESVEYEASGFVADAGTKGDARNQLFDLAHRHLEASGVMWNVDLALPPRSRQREVLDEVRVFRSLSDEERDALSQRMTAVEYLADQVILGVGEHSEHLLVIGSGVVSASVRDGDKRIEAGRMGPGEVLGIEGIIDEDDSFAEFRTLTGCVLYRIEKDQVKSCLQQRGEVQTALSKLQRFRRQSRESLLLQKPTLIKKGGFLSWLHK, from the coding sequence ATGCTGGCGTTCATCCAGTCGTCCCCGTTGTTGCTCGGCACTACCCTCATCCTGCTCGACCTCGTGCTCTGGCAAGTCATCCCCATGCAGCGCCGTGCCTGGCGCATCGGCACGCGGCTGGTGATATTCCTGCTGTTCAGCTCGGTGCTGGTGGCCGCCGGCATGAGCCCGCTGCAACCGCCACCCTGGCCCGACGATGTCTCGCGCAACCTCATGGCCACGGTATTGGCCATCGGCTGGTGGCTGTTTGGCGCGCGCACGGTCACGGTGGTGTTCGGCCTGCTGCTGGTGGCCCGGGGCAGCCATGGCGGGCGGTTGCTGCAGGATGTGCTGGGGGCGTTGATCTTTCTGGTCGCTGTAGTGGCTGCCGCGGGCTATGTGATGCAATTGCCGGTGAAGGGCTTGCTGGCTACGTCCGGGGTGATGGCCATCGTCATCGGCCTGGCGTTGCAGAGCACCTTGGCGGACGTGTTCAGCGGCATCGTGCTGAACACCACGCGGCCCTATCAGATTGGCGATTCAATCTCCATCGACGGCACCGAAGGCAAGGTGCTGGACATCGACTGGCGCGCCACGCGGCTGCTGACCGGCACCGGCAGCCTGGCGGTGATACCCAACTCGGTCGCGGCCAAGGCGCGGCTGCTCAACCACAGCCGCCCGGCCGATGTGCATGGGGTGTCGATCAGCGTGGTGGTGCCGGCCAAGGTGCGGCCCAAGCGGGTGTTCGATGCGCTGGAAAAGGCCTTGCAGGGCGTGAGTGCCATTCTTGCGACCCCAAAGCCGAAGGTGACGGTGAAGGCCTCGACGCTGGAGTCCGTGGAGTACGAGGCCAGCGGCTTCGTGGCCGACGCGGGCACCAAGGGCGACGCACGCAATCAGCTGTTCGACCTTGCCCACCGGCACCTGGAGGCCAGCGGGGTGATGTGGAACGTGGACCTGGCCCTGCCGCCGCGCAGCCGCCAGCGCGAGGTGCTGGACGAAGTGCGGGTGTTCCGCTCGCTAAGCGATGAGGAGCGTGACGCGCTGAGCCAGCGCATGACGGCGGTGGAGTACCTGGCGGACCAGGTGATCCTGGGCGTGGGTGAGCATTCCGAGCACCTGCTGGTGATTGGCAGCGGGGTGGTGTCGGCGTCGGTGCGTGATGGCGACAAGCGGATCGAGGCTGGGCGCATGGGGCCGGGTGAGGTGCTGGGGATCGAGGGGATCATCGATGAGGATGACTCGTTCGCCGAGTTCCGCACACTGACCGGTTGCGTGCTGTACCGCATCGAAAAGGACCAGGTGAAGAGCTGTTTGCAGCAGCGTGGCGAGGTGCAGACGGCGTTGAGCAAACTGCAGCGGTTCCGGCGGCAAAGCCGAGAGTCGTTGTTGCTGCAAAAGCCAACCCTGATCAAGAAAGGCGGCTTCCTCAGCTGGTTGCACAAGTAA
- a CDS encoding amidohydrolase, protein MTADLILFNGKLHTVDREKPTATAVAIKDGRFIAVGNDAEAMAHKGTSTQIIDLKQRTVIPGLNDSHLHLIRGGLNYNLELRWEGVPSVADALRMLKDQAARTPTPQWVRVVGGWNEFQFAEKRMPTLEEINQAAPDTPVFLLHLYDRALLNRAALKAVGYDKATPNPPGGEIQRDKFGNPTGMLIARPNAMILYATLAKGPKLPLEYQVNSTRQFMRELNRLGLTSAIDAGGGYQNFPDDYSVIQELADNNQLTVRIAYNLFTQKPKEELDDFKKWTSSVKLHSGTDFLRHNGAGEMLVFSAADFEDFLEPRPDLPQTMEEELEPVVRHLVEQRWPFRLHATYNESITRMLDVFEKVNRDIPFNGLPWFFDHAETITPQNIERVRALGGGIAVQDRMAFQGEYFVDRYGAKAAEQTPPIKRMLDMGVPVGAGTDATRVSSYNPWTSLYWLVSGKTVGGMELYPEGLDRDTALQLFTQGSAWFSSEQGKKGQIKVGQLADLAALSLDFFSVDEEAIKGIESVLTIVDGKVVYGAGEFDRLGPPQVPVLPEWSPVAKVPGHWRVGTPSLAAAVHQCSGPCGVHAHSHEKARHSSVPVSDFQGFWGSLGCSCFAF, encoded by the coding sequence ATGACCGCTGACCTGATTCTGTTCAATGGCAAACTGCACACCGTTGACCGCGAAAAGCCCACCGCGACTGCTGTCGCCATCAAGGATGGGCGCTTCATCGCCGTGGGCAACGACGCCGAGGCCATGGCCCACAAGGGCACTAGCACGCAGATCATCGACCTCAAGCAGCGCACGGTCATCCCCGGCCTGAACGACTCGCACCTGCACCTTATCCGCGGTGGCCTGAACTACAACCTGGAGCTGCGCTGGGAAGGCGTGCCGTCGGTGGCCGATGCCCTGCGCATGCTCAAGGACCAGGCTGCGCGCACGCCCACCCCGCAGTGGGTACGCGTGGTGGGTGGCTGGAACGAATTCCAGTTCGCCGAAAAACGCATGCCAACCCTTGAAGAGATCAACCAGGCTGCGCCCGATACCCCGGTGTTCCTGTTGCACCTGTATGACCGTGCGTTGCTCAACCGCGCCGCGCTAAAGGCTGTCGGCTATGACAAGGCCACCCCGAACCCGCCGGGTGGCGAAATTCAACGCGACAAGTTCGGCAACCCGACCGGCATGCTGATCGCCCGCCCGAACGCGATGATCCTCTACGCCACCCTGGCCAAAGGGCCGAAGCTGCCGCTGGAGTATCAAGTCAACTCGACGCGCCAGTTCATGCGTGAGCTGAACCGCCTGGGCCTGACCAGTGCCATCGACGCCGGTGGCGGCTATCAGAACTTCCCTGACGACTACTCGGTCATCCAGGAGTTGGCCGACAACAACCAGCTGACTGTGCGCATCGCCTACAACCTGTTCACCCAGAAGCCCAAGGAAGAGCTGGACGACTTCAAGAAGTGGACCTCCAGCGTAAAGCTGCACAGCGGCACCGACTTCCTGCGCCACAACGGCGCCGGCGAAATGCTGGTGTTCTCCGCCGCCGACTTCGAGGACTTCCTCGAACCGCGCCCGGACCTGCCACAGACCATGGAAGAAGAGCTGGAGCCGGTGGTGCGTCACCTGGTCGAGCAACGCTGGCCGTTCCGCCTGCACGCCACCTACAACGAATCGATCACGCGGATGCTTGACGTGTTCGAGAAGGTCAACCGCGACATCCCGTTCAACGGCCTGCCGTGGTTCTTCGACCACGCCGAAACCATCACCCCGCAGAACATCGAGCGCGTGCGCGCCTTGGGCGGTGGTATCGCCGTCCAGGACCGCATGGCCTTCCAGGGTGAGTATTTTGTCGACCGCTACGGCGCCAAGGCTGCCGAGCAGACCCCGCCCATCAAGCGCATGCTCGACATGGGCGTACCGGTGGGTGCCGGTACCGATGCCACCCGCGTGTCCAGCTACAACCCGTGGACCTCGCTGTACTGGCTGGTCAGCGGCAAGACCGTCGGCGGCATGGAGCTGTACCCGGAAGGCCTGGATCGCGATACCGCACTGCAACTGTTCACCCAGGGCAGTGCCTGGTTCTCCAGCGAGCAGGGCAAGAAGGGCCAGATCAAGGTGGGCCAGCTGGCCGACCTGGCGGCGCTGTCGCTGGACTTCTTCAGTGTCGATGAAGAGGCGATCAAGGGCATCGAGTCGGTGCTGACCATCGTCGATGGCAAGGTGGTGTACGGCGCTGGCGAGTTCGACAGGCTTGGCCCGCCGCAGGTGCCGGTACTGCCGGAGTGGTCGCCAGTGGCCAAGGTGCCGGGGCACTGGCGCGTCGGTACGCCATCGTTGGCAGCCGCCGTGCACCAGTGCAGCGGGCCATGCGGCGTGCATGCGCACAGCCATGAAAAGGCCCGGCATTCGAGTGTGCCGGTGAGTGACTTCCAGGGCTTCTGGGGTTCGCTGGGTTGTTCCTGCTTTGCTTTCTAA
- a CDS encoding LysR substrate-binding domain-containing protein: MEDLNSLYYFTQVVEHGGFAPAGRALDMPKSKLSRRIADLEDRLGVRLLHRTSRHCSLTEIGQAYYNRCLAMRVEAEGAAEIIERNRSEPRGLVRISCPTTLLNSWVGPMLTRYMLKYPQVELFIESTNRRVDLLHEGFDIALRVRFPPLENTDMVMKVLSNSTQCLVGQPHYLAQLPKGFDPQLLGTLPSVHWGSAQREYQWELFQGEDNSRSIVIPHTPRMVTDDLFALRHFVVAGVGIAHLPRVAVREDLASGRLVELLPEWHPRCGIVHAIFPSRRGLLPSVRALIDHLAEEFAISDMA; the protein is encoded by the coding sequence TTGGAAGACCTCAACTCCCTCTACTACTTCACCCAAGTCGTGGAGCACGGCGGCTTCGCCCCGGCCGGGCGGGCGCTGGACATGCCCAAGTCGAAACTCAGCCGGCGCATCGCCGACCTTGAAGACCGCCTGGGCGTGCGCCTGCTGCACCGCACCAGCCGGCACTGTTCGCTGACCGAAATCGGCCAGGCCTACTACAACCGTTGCCTGGCCATGCGCGTGGAGGCCGAGGGCGCGGCGGAAATCATCGAGCGCAACCGCAGCGAGCCACGCGGGCTGGTTCGCATCAGTTGCCCCACCACCCTGCTCAACTCCTGGGTCGGGCCGATGCTGACCCGCTACATGCTCAAGTACCCCCAGGTGGAACTGTTCATCGAGAGCACCAACCGCCGCGTCGACCTGCTGCACGAGGGCTTCGACATCGCCCTGCGCGTGCGCTTTCCGCCGCTGGAGAACACCGACATGGTGATGAAGGTGCTGAGCAACAGCACCCAGTGCCTGGTCGGCCAGCCGCACTACCTGGCGCAGTTGCCCAAAGGGTTTGACCCACAGCTGCTGGGCACGCTACCGAGCGTGCATTGGGGCAGCGCCCAGCGCGAGTACCAGTGGGAACTGTTCCAGGGTGAGGACAACAGCCGCAGCATCGTCATCCCGCATACACCGCGCATGGTGACCGACGACCTGTTTGCCCTGCGCCATTTCGTGGTGGCTGGGGTGGGGATCGCGCATTTGCCGCGGGTGGCGGTCCGCGAGGACCTGGCTTCGGGGCGGTTGGTGGAATTACTGCCTGAGTGGCATCCGCGTTGCGGCATCGTGCATGCGATCTTCCCGTCGCGGCGGGGGTTATTGCCGTCGGTGCGGGCGCTGATCGATCATCTGGCTGAGGAATTTGCGATCAGCGACATGGCGTGA
- a CDS encoding type II toxin-antitoxin system RelE/ParE family toxin translates to MIRSFRHKGLRLLHQHRDTSGVRADHVNRLRRLLASLEVAQTAADMNRPGYRLHPLHGKLESYWAVNVSGNWRVVFRFVGTDVELVDYLDYH, encoded by the coding sequence ATGATAAGAAGTTTCAGGCACAAAGGCCTGAGGCTGCTCCATCAGCATCGTGACACGTCTGGAGTACGTGCAGATCATGTGAATCGCTTGCGGCGTTTACTGGCTTCTCTTGAAGTTGCACAAACCGCAGCAGACATGAACCGGCCGGGTTACCGTCTTCATCCACTGCACGGAAAGCTGGAAAGCTATTGGGCAGTAAATGTCTCGGGTAACTGGCGAGTGGTGTTCCGCTTCGTGGGCACCGATGTGGAGCTTGTTGACTATCTGGATTACCACTAG